TCTGTGTGGTCCTCCTGACAGTGTCTCTGCAAGAATGACCTGCTGCGTGGTGGCCGCATGAGGCAGGCCACATGCCTACCCAGTGTGGCTGTAGGCTTTCCTCTAGATGCTTCTAAATCCAGGCAAATTTTAAGAACTTGACTATCCTAGAAAGCTTAAGTCCATATACTTGGGATCATTTTGCATTTATAAGATGGCATGCAATCTGTTGGACTAGAGTGACCTAAACTGCCTaagataaacaaaaaacaaaaaacaaaaaaaaacccaaaacaaaaaacagagaagcAAACTCACTGCATATGGCCTTTGTAGGATTCACCTGCTGTCCAGCAAGAAATTGGAGGAGCTTCTTGATATCTATGTGCACCTCAGCCATCTCTTCTGGGTTTCTGTTCTGAGAAGTATTTTCAGAGGCTAAAATGACacaaatgttttaaagtataaCATCCTTGGAAGTAACAGAATCCAGAAATACACAAAACATGCTTACTTAAATAAATGTTTCACCTTGCAATTGATTTTAGTACCCTGGAGAAATATAACAACTTGTAAATATTGTCACTCATTGCATGAGTATTTATTTGGTCATAACTATTTAAAATACTGTAATAAGCCAAatacagtggtgcacgcctgtaatcccagcagctcaggaggctgattcaggaggatttcaagttcagagccgacctcagcaatttagtgagctcctaagcaactcagtgagaccctatcttctctaaatataaaaagggctggggatatggctcagtacttaagtgcctctgggttcaatacctggaatcaatcaatcaatcaatcaatcaatagtaCTGTGATAATTTCCAGGGCATCTTCATTTACAAGAACTTGAAATATGGTTCAACCTCCCCTTTAtgtgaaagaaaattatatttgatattcactacttatttatttttggtattgtgTACTGAACCCAGGATCTCTTGCACGAGccctttcccactgagccacttctccatctccttctcttTAGAAaatacatcttattttattttgagaaggagtcttgctaagttacccaggctgaccttgaacttgttgatcctcctgcctcagtcttctgaataccttggattataggtatgcaccaccacactcagctcctTACTATGCATTTAAAAGCTGAAATGTAGATAGCTAATACAAAACCTCTTATTCTAAAGTAGAATGCAATAAAAGAGTCTTTCAACTTCTGGGAAAGTACCAAAAGTAgttctgttttgtatttattaaaataaacaaaatagccaggtgtggtggtgctcatctgtaatcccagagcccctaaggcaggaggatcacaagttcaaagccagtctcaacaacttagcgagatcttTACCAACTTAGtgtgactctgtctcaaaataaaaaataaaaaagggcttggaatgtgactcaatggttaagtttaagtccctggctttaatcccttgtactaaaaaataaaaaataaataaaataaataatgccaaAATAAGTCATTCCATGCAGTATTGTTCAACTTTAATCATACAGATTTTACTCTGCTAGAGTAGTATACACTCCACTACAAAGTAAAAATCCTTTGCAGTGTTATGCTAAAATTGCTTATCTATGTATAGATAAGCAAATGtagtaataaattttaattttaaaggtgaCTGGGAACTATTTcacctgtttccaaataaatatatatgtcaggAAATAATTTGACATTGTTTGCAGATACTTTTTCTTTGGTCTTTTGCTTATCTGCTTGAGCCACATGTGCCAGCTCCTCTGGCCTCACTGCTCAGCATGCTGTTCAATCTCCTCCTTCACTGCTTGCTGAACCAACTCCACAGTCCTTCATTACCTGACTAAGTATATCTGTATCACATTTTATATCTGCTaatctaattttataaatattggaGTGActaaagaaggagaaaataagaaatgtacCTGCCTTTCTGATCATATTCCAGGACGGAAACTGAAATCTCTCAGAGCAGAATGGACTGACAAGCTAGAAAGGATCTTGGAGCTCATTTAGTATGATCTGAGTTCTAGAGAGGTGGAAGAATCCCCTGTGCAGTTCCCTCAGCTGCCTGGTGTCTCAGCCCCTTCCCCCAATGGCTAATGTCCCACTATAGGGTAGGGACAGATAGTCCAAGCATGAAATTGAATAAACTGAATTTCAACTTTTCTACATTGAGACCTCAAAGCACATGTTACCTGAAATAACTTATCAACAGAAAAATATAATCCACAAGAAAACTTACCTAATGGAGGATTTCCAAGATCTTTAAAATGAGTTGTAATACATACTAATTCAGTTTCTATCTTCAAGTTCAAATCTCCATTTAGGTTTGCTTCAATAATCTACAAATTGAATATTGTAAAATTGTCTTAAAAAGACaaggaaggcaaaaaaaaaaaaaaaagaaccctacAGATATTAGCTTCCACAAAGTCAGGTGACCAGGCAACCTGTTAAACCTCAGAACACCTCAGGCACTTAGATCATGGTGATGTCAAGGACAAGAGAGGAGATAAGTCCTCAGAGCCCAGAACTCAGATATTCCCCTAAGACACCAAAAGAAAGGTTCCCTTAGTGGAGAAATCAGTGAGAGACATGAAAGCAGGGGTAGTGGGAGGGGACTTGCTGGAAACAATGGCTACGGGGACCTGGCTCTGGATGCCTGGGCAGAGGGCTCCCTTACAGGATAAGGAAGCCCTATACtgaaaaggaacagagaaaagtaaaaacacaatTAACAGGAGGCACAATCTTGGAAGTAAAGTGAAGGAAGGTTATAtaaaggggaggaaaagagggacaAGTCTCAGAAAGTCCTAGGGAGATGGTCCCAGTCTATATgccttaatattttaaagaataaagaagcTGTGAAAAGTTAGAAAACTGTCTTCATTCACACATCTACAATGAAACTTCTTAAAAGAaccaaaaacacaacaacaactttttattgtttggtgacaacaacaataaaagttggccaggatgtggggaaaaggtacactcatacattgctggcgggactgcaaactggtgcagccaatattgaaagcagtatggagattccttggacaactgggaatggaaccaccatttgacccagctattcctccccttggtctatacccaaaggacttaaaaacagcatactacttatagcagcacaattcacaatagctgaacagtagaaccaacctagatgcccttcagtagatacatttttaaaatgtggcatatatacacaatggaatgttactcagcaataagagagaataaaatcatggcatttgcaggtaaatggatggggttggagaggataatgctaagtgaagttagtcaacaccaaaaaaacaaatgccgaatgttatctctgatataaggagactgattcatagtggggtagtgggaggagcatgggaggaatagatgaactctagatacggcagaggggtgggaggggaagggagggggcatagggttggcaatgatggtggaatgtgatggacatcattatccaaagtacacgtatgaagacatgaattggtgtgaatatactgtataTACAATTTCTATTACAATTgtatattataatttctattacacatttagagcacaatttttcataaggcagagatatgaaaattgtgctctaaatgtgtaatagaaattgtaatacattccaatgtcatttattttaaaaaatcaataaaaaattcagaCTGTGACTGAATTCTATATGTATTcgaagaaaaaagagaaacagaaataataataccCAAATAGCATATGAAAAGACCTGAAAATACTCCACAAGCAAATGCAGAAAATGAActtgaataaacaaacaatagaAGCAAGGAAAGAACAGCAGTAAATCAGAATTAGGGAAGATTAGAAATGAAAAGACCACACAGCAaatccattaaagaaaaaaaaaaaaaagagctggcaGAGCTCAGGAAATGgttagaaatataagaaaatttccaaaagtaAACTAAActtgaagaaagagaagaacaaataaGCACCAAAGACCACAGTAAGTAAAGCTGTAATAGAAaggcaaaaatgtaaaaattaccaaagagaaataaagggctaaaaagaatctgaaagaaaacagatatgGAAGTGAAGAAGATCCACGTCCAATGAGtcccagaagaagaaaatcaaaggatTGGGTACAAAGGAATGCTAGCTAGCACAGTGGTgccctcctgtaatcccagcagctctggaggccaaggcagggggattgtgatttcaaagccagcctcagcaatttagtgaggcgctaTATAATTCAccgagaccctgactctaaataaaatataaaaagggctgggatgtggctcagtggttaagcgctcctgggttcaatccaaaaaaaaaaaagaaagaagtgctaACAGTCATAGTTCAAAACATTCCTGACGTGAAGGAAGGCTGGCTAACACACAGAAGGTATACTCCCCACACCTGGTGAAGTGGACCAGGTGTCAAGACAATGggattcaaagaaaataaaagcaacacacacaccaaaaacaaaacaaactctggGGTATTTATGTCCCCTTACCTCAAATTAATAATCcaacttattaaaaaatgaaacaaaatcagaATGACATTAGTCTCTCTGACAGCAGCATTATATAACAAAGACAATAAAGTACAGTGAGCCAACAAGTGACAAATGAACATCATGAACAAAATGACGTCATGAACATAGGCCAGCTAATGAAATTCTTCGGCCTTCAAGTCCTTCCAGAATGAGATGCTAGAGAATAAGCATCAGATAACAAAAAATTATTGCAGTTACAACACAAAGACAGATATGGCTGCTTTTATCTGTACagccaaaattaataataagGGAAGATAATAAGGTACAATAATTGTACTCTATGACAATGTGGACCTAAACACAATTATTAAAAAGCAGGAGCAGGGAGAATGGGAAGGTAACATAGAAATTAGTGCCTTATTTCTATAAATGGACCAAACTATCTGGCATAATTACAAATTTAGTATGACCATAGAGACATTCAGAGTTTAATGAGAATAATTTATCCTGAAAATACTTTAGATGTTGGCAAATGAGATTTCCAGATTCAAAAAGGTAAGGGGCTGCTGTCATGTAATGAGAACTGAGCAAGACACAATGTTGCTGGTGGCTAGTCTCTGCACCCATAGCACAGCTTGGGGAGAGGACTAAGACTTTtgtccctcccttctcctctatCACAGACCTCTCTGCAACTCCTGTTCTTTCTGCTCTTTTCCCCCtgctttggtaccagggattgaacccacgggtacttaaccatggagctacatccccagccctttttatattttatttttagacagaatcccaccaagttgctcaggacctcgttaggttgctaaggctggctttgaatttgcgattctcctatctagcctcctgagcctctgggattataggcacacccAGCTCACTCCTGCTCTTCCCATCTGGGACTGGCCACAAAGGTCACAGGGGGTTCCTTTCCTTTCAAGTTCTTCCCTTCACTCCACCAATCCACCAACTTACTGGTTATTGTAAATGAAGTGAAATACAAGCACAATGTGCGTTGAGTCTTGCTAACCTGCTCATGGGAcactgtctttcatttctttttttggtactagggattgaacccagggatgctacaTCCTGAGCcccttttgagatagggttctcactaagttgctaagggccttgctaaattgctgaggctggcctcaaattcctgcctcagtctcccgaggcAGGTATGCACTACCATGACCACAGGGACACAGTATTTCTATTTTGGATGTTGGCATCTGCCTATTGTTAAAGCCTGTATAGAGTTTGCTGTCAGCACTCTGCCAACCAGTAGTGAAGTGTGCCAGCTAAACTAGAGTTTAGTGAGTACAGGTTAGTACAGGCCTTTGATTTAGTAGGCCCCACACATCTTTGAAAGTGCTATTGGGAGAGGGGCAGAGAGACCTTTATGGAGCGGAAGAGTACCCTTCTGCACAACTCTGCTAGAGCACCCATTTTAGGGAATATCACTTAGTGTTTCTCATTCTCATGCCTTAAAACTGCCAAACTCTAAATCATTCAGATTCCAGAAACAAAAGTTTTTATGAACTTGAGTGAACTCTTATTTCTGAGCTTTTGACATCAGAATAAGTCCCCCTTAAACTCACTTTTTGTATAATCTTGTAAATTTACTTTTGAATAAAAAACATTCATCGTAAGTCTTTCATTAGCACAGAAATATACTGGTATATTTATTAACCTACTGTCCTCTAATCTGgaacaatattttattaaaataaaataaataaaaccatcctTGTGAATGTTCTGGATCACTCAGTGGGGCTCTTTAGAGCTAGCACATGACATATACCTATTTGTTTCAAACAACCACATAACGGAGATCTGTAAATTCCCATTGCTTTTGAAGGAGAGTGGTTTTAGAAACAAATTCTTGGTCAAAAAAGCAACTTGCATTGGTTCTAAATTACATTCAGGCTCTTATGCTTTTTTCCAATTCCTAAAATATGTGTAATGGAACATTAGATTCAAATTTGTTTCTGATCCCACCCAGTCTGGCACATGGTAGCATTCAATTAAcactctgaaggaattaacagcCAATTCTCTGAACATCAATCACTGATTTTTATGATTCAGTTATCTGAACTACTATGTGCATCAACATAATCAATTTCTTAATTATGAGGACAGGATCTTACTTCTTTCAATGAATTCCTTAATAATTGTTACCTTCCATTCATTGAACGCCAATGAACTATACTGGGAACCTACCACAAATTATTATCTCTCAATATATAATAAGTGACAAAACCCATGATAGCTCTACTATTGTCCCATTTAGGGTAATAATACTCTACACTAAGGTTCACAATGCCACCCCTCCTCCACCACATATCACTTTACTTCCCACCCTTAAGTCATGTTCTCTTATTTTAATCATTAAGCTGATCTTGTGAAGGCCCTTTCTCTCAAATGACCTATAGCATGGCACGCATCACTAAACATTGCTGCTGGGAGTGATTCAAAGACAGGCAGCAACAGCACCGTGAGCTGCTCAGAAGTGCAGAGCCTTGGCCCAGCCCATTCCTCCCAAATTCAAACCAGATTCTAACCAGATCTCAGGGATTCTTGTGCACAGGTGGCTTAGAAGCAATGTGTCAGAAGATGGCATGGACTCCTGGTGGTATTTGCTCCATTTTCTATGTGACTCACATATACAACCCAATCCTATCAGCCTTCTTGCCTTAAATGAAGGAAGGTAGGGATCAAGCATCTCTTAGGGGAGGGTAGAGTCTCATTCATTTTCCTTAATTCTACTACCTATTATTTTCAGACACAGACTTCTGGTTATCCAGGTTAATCTCATTAAATACTCAGCTAATCTAACTTGGTAAGCTTCCATTTAGCAATTTCATATTATAATAGTCACTCCATAAAACTTGTAGACATTTTTAAACACTCCTAAAAAGGAAAACTAACATTTCTGGTTTTACTTTGCCACTTTCAACCTCTCTATTTTGCTGACTCATTTCCATGGAACAGAAAGAACAAATATGCCCTTCCGATAATTGCCACATCTTCTCCCCTGGGTCTCTCTGAAACTCTCTGGAAATCCCAGGAGATCCTAGAGGAAGCCAGCCTGACAACTGGATCAGCATCATGGTGGACACCACAGTAAGCACAATGCATTGCTTCATGGGAAACAGATTTTAGCCTCAAATGGGttctgtgaagattaaattaCATGAGAAAGCTTTCAGCTGGATAAGCCTAATGTCAGCACTGTTTTTAAGTGAGCAGAACTCAAAGAGATAAAACGGCCCATGAACATTTTCtaggcttcaaaaaaaaaaactttcctttttttaaaattccaagctAAATTTCACACCAGATCCATGCAGCAATACTAATTACTGCACACCAAGTGACAATCTTACCCTGGGTCCTGGAACACAGAATAAGACAGGTTCTCTCCTTTCCAGAAGATGGCAGTTGAAGTTCTGATACTGGCAGGTTTATGGTGTACACTGAAGAAAGGAGTTCAGTGGAGGAGGGGCTTTCTGCCAGACTGTGGGAAAGGGTCTGGGGTGAACAGTGAGAATGTTTAAGCGCTTCCCAGGAGATGACAGACATAAGAAACTGAGTGTGAAATGGCcaagaaacaaaacccaaaaagaagagaggaattgTTAGATGTGGTAGAGCCCAGTGTGGACCTATAGCCCACAGAACCCACAGAACCCAGTGTAGCCTGGTCCCATAGAGATATGGCCCAGCCACATCTCCATGTGACTGGGAAGATCAGAGGTTTAAGTTTATAAAGTGAAATGTGGCTTTTAAAGATGGAAggatataaatgtgtttttttttcctttattgggggtggggatgtgaaAGTAAAATTCAGGATAAGCCCTGCTGTGTAGGAGGACAATCCACACAATTCTTCACCACTGCCGCATATTGTAGTATTTTGAACATGGCAGAAGGAGACCTTcacagaataaatagaaaaatacaagcATCCATTGGTTTGGTGTGAGATCTTTTGGAATTAAAAAACTGCTGAGGTGTGAGGGATCTTTATGGTTTAGTGAAAGACATTTGGCAAGCAGATAGAACATTTTACACTGTCAACTGAATCcatgattcattttaaaaaacatatacacATTAGCAGATAAAATATGGAAGTTCCtgtctaaaataaagaaaaagaagcagaactGTTAAACATATTCATAATAAACTATACCCATAGACATGAGGGATTAAGAATAAATAGAAAGCCTTCCCCAGTGAATGATAGTTGAAACGCACTAGAAGAGGTTTCTAAAGGCAACTGTAAAACTGCTTGTTCTTAGCACCAGGCGAGGCCTCACAAGGATTTTAGTGAGATGCCTCAGATGTCTCACAGTGGCACAGGAGCACCATACCCAAGTCCATGGTAGGCTGTCCTCCCAAAAGGAGGCtaacattatagaaaaaaaaaaaaaaagttattacttACAAGATGATtgctgatatttttcattttttctacaaCACTCCTCATAGTCTTCAAGACTGGCAAATAAATACTCACCTACAAAACCAATAAGAGCAATCacaagtataaaaaaattaatacattctAGTTACGAAAAGTTGCTCAATAACTAATTTGGGATTGCACACATGCTTAAGAACTCTGAATTcctggtttttaattttctgaatagagttcttttttaaataccaaaaGGAAAACAACTGTATAATTTCATTAACTCACAGGCATTTgagtaaaattaaagaaatgaatgcCTGCCTCTGGTTACCTCAGCGACTACATCCCTATgggcattcctttggtttgaggACCAGAGTGCTACAACTGAGATGCCTATATATGAGCCCAAGGGAATAAAATTCAAGCACTGGGCAGAAGACTTGCCCTGAGGGATGTACAAAGCCAGGTCTCAGGGGCCTTTTGTGCACTCTGCACAAAAATACAGTGCAGCAGCCACTGCTTCTCACCTGGGGCTGTCATTAGCAGTGCTTTACAACAGGTTGGCTTTTTCCTAGTTTGTGTTGTTGTTTCCTAGTGAAAAAACAAGTACATGTTCTATCCAGTATAATTATAATTTCcagtatatatttgtaattgtgaGCAAAAAGCAAAGGACTCTTTGGCTTCATCATTATTTTCAGTAGCTCCAGGGTTCCTATCAAGTTCCAGGTCATGCAAATGTCTCTCCTTGTGGCTTTTTAACACATATTTGGCCCTCAAGTCCTGTGAAACTCAACTTGGTGCCTAAGGCCAAGAGttctaataaatataaattatctgAGCAAGATATTCTACTTCTTATATGTAGAGAGGATGGTATTTCTACTATATGCAACAGTGATTTAAGATGGcttaaataaatcaaagaaaacattttaattttttttcctttaaaaataaataataccacTTTCATTTCAGGTACTACACaaccttcaaataaaatatactgcaagacaattaaaattaattcactcacactcacacacacacacacacacacacacacacaccctttaaTATGCAATGAGCAACAAGACTGCAGGCCTCACTCACATCAGAATCTGGGACTGAGGGTTCTTGTAAGTCCTTCCACAATCTTCTAGGAATAATCGTTATGGGGATGTCATGGGTCACAATGCGACTACTGCTTGACACAGATAACTGCcaagaaaagaattcaaaatatattttatgttgtcaatattaaaaacaaaatcaaaagcaaaggATTAAgcataaaaaaactgaaaatatcaaaTCTAAGTGGAATGTTCTCAATTCATTCACTTAAAATCCATTCAACCTATACTGTCATTATCAGTTCTGCTCTGGGTTCTAGGAGTAGCTGGCAAATGTGGTGAACAAACAACAGGTTCCCTGATGCTCCAGTGGAATGAATggatcaataagaaaaaaatatatatatatatatatatcataagaGATACTCATTAAAGCCTTCAAGAAAACAGAGCAATGACCAGGCTAAGCATGAAGGAGGTTCCTATACTGGGGGGCCCACGTAGGACTCTCTTCAGAGGTGATGTTTCAGATGACACAAAAACTAGAGGAAGATGACTATGGGAAGATGGGGATGAGGAGACATGGTTTCATGCACAGAACAAAATACCTAGTTCTGAGACAGAAACAAGCAAGCTTACTATGTTGAAGCAACCCAGAGACCATTCTTTGAGCACAGGATGTTCAGAGTGCTGCAGTTTCTACACTGCTAAAAGAATAAACTATGTTTATTTCTAGGGGCTTTTGTGAGACTCAGATAAAAGTATCTTgcattttgaaatagaaaaactatTGTATTTTATTACCCCACTTTCCCTTAAGAAGTGGAAGAAAACTCCATACTTAATATTGTGACATGGAATATGCTGATGAGCTCTAAGATCTGCCTAACTGCAAAGAGCTAATaacagttaataaaaaaaaaaaaaaatatcctcttCCATAGAACATTTGAAACTGTAAATAATACTCATATAGATTACCAAGCACAAACAAAACAAGGAGAGAACTGTAAGGACAAGGGAGACTGTGGAGGAGGTAGCACTGATGCTGAGTGCTAAAGAAAGAGAAGGTTTAAGAGAGGAGAAAGACTCCAAGTAGAAGGGCCAATGTCACCATTCTGTGAGTTGGGAATGAACGGGACACATCCAGAGAACCAGAGGGTGGTAATTTGGAATATAGTTCCAAGATAACTTGGGCTATATGTCAAAAGCTTTTGAACATCAAAGAAACCAAACTTCATCATGTGTGTGTTCTGATAACTATACACTAAACTCATCTGGCAGTATGTGAGACAGTATGTTTACTGAAGAATGACTGTTATTGAAAGGTACTACAACAAAGGTGGTGATGGGGGAGGAGAGTATACCAAAggtgaaaatgaataaaaatcatgATTTCTAGAGTAGCTAATGATACCACTAAAAGAAACAAGAGATGTGGAAGTTTCACTGTTTGGAAAAGGCAGCATCCTAGTTGAATACTGTGTGATCAGAGCATTAACATAACAAAGAAGAAGAACTGATtgtaagtgagagaaaaaattaGGTATGCAACAGATCTTTATAAAACAAACCAATTATCTTTCAACCATACTATTTAAAAGCCTGGGCTTTTAACTATTTGTATCCTTTAGGGGCCAAGACCTTTGTGGAAAGCTTGTGAAACCCTGTTCTTCCTACTCACCAGCTCTACAGAGATTGTGAGGCAGGGAAAGTGTTTATTAGTCAGCTTGATTTTCAAGGATCTGGCATTCTGGGTAGTTTTCAAAGCTCGAGATAAGTTTTCCGATGTTAGCTCTAAATAAATCTCATTGTTTTCTGCCGAAACACCCTCCATTTGAAATTCGCTGAAAAAGTTCTCCTAAGGAAAGAAAACGGGTATTTGTGGGTTTTCCAATAGCATTAGGTGAAGTCTGGGGCCTTTTGGGAACTTCTGCTTACCTGCTCCAGCTCACACCACATGCTCACTCCTCCACTGGCCAGTTTATCAGAAAGGATGAAGTTCAGCTTATTGGGGCTGATTCGGAGGGTGCAGGTTTTCGCAAGCTTGGCTATCATGTTACTGACTCCTGTGACAGGGAGTAAAGTAAGGTGTAACTAAGACACACATCCTGTTTCCTAGAAGTCACCTTGCCTTGCAGAACTTCTAGTTCATCGAAGTGCAACTTGCAGGCGGAAAAACAGTGTAGGGATCACGACGGAAAATATTTTAGTACCACGCATGTCATGCCAGTCTTACAATAACCCGGCTAGGCTTGTGGCACACACCGTTCGTGTTCAACACGGAAACTGAGGTTCGGAGGCTAATTAGCACGTAAGGGCCATTCATACATTCAACACAAACTTATGGACCGCCTGGTGCTGCAGCACACAGTTCAAAGC
This genomic interval from Marmota flaviventris isolate mMarFla1 chromosome 1, mMarFla1.hap1, whole genome shotgun sequence contains the following:
- the Hus1 gene encoding checkpoint protein HUS1 isoform X3 — translated: MKFRAKIVDAACLNQFTRVSNMIAKLAKTCTLRISPNKLNFILSDKLASGGVSMWCELEQENFFSEFQMEGVSAENNEIYLELTSENLSRALKTTQNARSLKIKLTNKHFPCLTISVELLSVSSSSRIVTHDIPITIIPRRLWKDLQEPSVPDSDVSIYLPVLKTMRSVVEKMKNISNHLIIEANLNGDLNLKIETELVCITTHFKDLGNPPLASENTSQNRNPEEMAEVHIDIKKLLQFLAGQQVNPTKAICSPVHIALPS
- the Hus1 gene encoding checkpoint protein HUS1 isoform X2; the encoded protein is MKFRAKIVDAACLNQFTRVSNMIAKLAKTCTLRISPNKLNFILSDKLASGGVSMWCELEQENFFSEFQMEGVSAENNEIYLELTSENLSRALKTTQNARSLKIKLTNKHFPCLTISVELLSVSSSSRIVTHDIPITIIPRRLWKDLQEPSVPDSDVSIYLPVLKTMRSVVEKMKNISNHLIIEANLNGDLNLKIETELVCITTHFKDLGNPPLASENTSQNRNPEEMAEVHIDIKKLLQFLAGQQVNPTKAICNIVNNRIVHFDLLHEDVSLQYFIPALS
- the Hus1 gene encoding checkpoint protein HUS1 isoform X4, coding for MKFRAKIVDAACLNQFTRVSNMIAKLAKTCTLRISPNKLNFILSDKLASGGVSMWCELEQENFFSEFQMEGVSAENNEIYLELTSENLSRALKTTQNARSLKIKLTNKHFPCLTISVELLSVSSSSRIVTHDIPITIIPRRLWKDLQEPSVPDSDVSIYLPVLKTMRSVVEKMKNISNHLIIEANLNGDLNLKIETELVCITTHFKDLGNPPLASENTSQNRNPEEMAEVHIDIKKLLQFLAGQQIL
- the Hus1 gene encoding checkpoint protein HUS1 isoform X1, producing MKFRAKIVDAACLNQFTRVSNMIAKLAKTCTLRISPNKLNFILSDKLASGGVSMWCELEQENFFSEFQMEGVSAENNEIYLELTSENLSRALKTTQNARSLKIKLTNKHFPCLTISVELLSVSSSSRIVTHDIPITIIPRRLWKDLQEPSVPDSDVSIYLPVLKTMRSVVEKMKNISNHLVSFCHVQNTTICGSGEELCGLSSYTAGLILNFTFTSPPPIKEKKTHLYPSIFKSHISLYKLKPLIFPVTWRCGWAISLWDQATLGSVGSVGYRSTLGSTTSNNSSLLFGFCFLAISHSVSYVCHLLGSA